One genomic segment of Bradyrhizobium prioriisuperbiae includes these proteins:
- a CDS encoding DUF2306 domain-containing protein, translating into MSLTPLLQEPSYTQIHAFAAMAAFALGVVQFAAPKGTLPHRTIGWIWVVLMLTVAGSSFYIHGIRLWGPWSPIHLLSIFAPIALLMGVWAARRHRVRAHKITMISVFAGALLIAGLFTLLPGRVMHAVVFGAN; encoded by the coding sequence ATGTCATTGACCCCGCTGCTGCAGGAACCCTCCTACACACAAATTCATGCATTTGCGGCGATGGCGGCGTTCGCTCTCGGCGTTGTGCAATTCGCCGCGCCCAAGGGCACGCTGCCGCATCGGACCATCGGCTGGATCTGGGTCGTGTTGATGCTGACGGTCGCCGGGTCGTCGTTCTATATCCATGGCATCAGGCTCTGGGGGCCCTGGAGTCCGATTCATCTGCTGTCGATCTTCGCGCCGATCGCGTTGCTCATGGGCGTGTGGGCGGCGCGGCGCCATCGCGTGCGTGCTCACAAGATCACGATGATCTCGGTCTTTGCCGGCGCACTGCTGATCGCCGGCCTGTTCACGCTGCTGCCGGGACGGGTCATGCACGCGGTGGTTTTCGGGGCAAATTGA
- a CDS encoding single-stranded DNA-binding protein, which produces MAGSVNKVILIGNLGADPEIRKTQDGRPIANLRIATSETWRDKGTGERKEKTEWHRVVIFNEGLCKVAEQYLKKGAKVYIEGALQTRKWTDQSGVEKFSTEVVLQGFNSTLTMLDGRSGGTGGGGFGDDAGGDFGSSGPSGGAPRRAVASGGGGGSSRSNSDMDDEIPF; this is translated from the coding sequence ATGGCGGGAAGTGTGAACAAGGTCATTCTGATTGGAAATCTCGGGGCGGATCCGGAGATTCGGAAAACCCAGGACGGGCGTCCGATCGCCAATCTGCGGATCGCCACCTCGGAAACCTGGCGTGACAAGGGCACCGGCGAGCGCAAGGAAAAGACCGAGTGGCACCGTGTCGTGATCTTCAATGAAGGTCTGTGCAAGGTCGCGGAGCAGTATCTCAAAAAGGGCGCCAAAGTTTACATCGAAGGCGCGCTGCAGACCCGCAAGTGGACCGACCAGAGCGGCGTCGAGAAGTTTTCGACTGAAGTGGTGCTGCAGGGCTTCAATTCGACCCTGACCATGCTGGACGGCCGTAGCGGCGGGACTGGCGGCGGTGGCTTCGGAGACGACGCCGGCGGCGACTTCGGCTCCAGCGGACCGTCGGGGGGCGCACCGCGCCGCGCTGTGGCAAGTGGCGGCGGCGGCGGTTCGAGCCGCAGCAACAGCGACATGGACGACGAGATTCCGTTCTAA
- a CDS encoding porin family protein: MKKILLGSVALIALGTASAFAADLPARSYTKAPAYVPAPIYNWTGFYIGGHVGGAFDGNSIFGDNDGRFLGGVQVGADYQFAPNWVLGIEGQYSWTNRDTRSAAFVPQGFTISDRNSNLGSVTGRLGYTWGPALLYAKGGVAFRESNNVFVTATGNGAPIPFTSSSDNVGYTVGAGLEYLFAPNWSAKVEYQYYNFGKTDVTVPATSTLVSYDHDIHTVKAGINYRFNWGGPVVAKY; this comes from the coding sequence ATGAAGAAGATTTTGCTGGGTAGCGTGGCACTGATCGCGTTGGGCACTGCATCGGCTTTCGCAGCCGACCTGCCGGCACGCAGCTACACGAAGGCTCCGGCCTACGTGCCTGCCCCGATCTACAACTGGACCGGTTTCTATATCGGTGGCCACGTCGGCGGCGCGTTCGACGGCAACTCGATTTTCGGTGACAATGACGGTCGCTTCCTCGGCGGTGTGCAGGTCGGCGCCGACTACCAGTTCGCCCCGAACTGGGTGCTGGGTATCGAAGGCCAGTACTCCTGGACCAACCGCGACACCCGCTCGGCCGCATTCGTTCCGCAGGGCTTCACGATCTCCGATCGTAACAGCAACCTCGGTTCGGTCACCGGTCGTCTCGGCTACACTTGGGGCCCGGCCCTGCTGTACGCCAAGGGCGGTGTCGCGTTCCGCGAGAGCAACAATGTCTTCGTGACCGCCACCGGAAACGGTGCGCCCATTCCGTTCACCTCCTCCAGCGACAACGTCGGCTACACCGTCGGTGCAGGCCTGGAATATCTGTTCGCTCCGAACTGGTCGGCCAAGGTCGAGTACCAGTACTACAACTTCGGCAAGACCGACGTGACCGTGCCGGCGACCAGCACCCTCGTCAGCTACGACCACGACATCCACACCGTGAAGGCCGGTATCAACTACCGCTTCAACTGGGGTGGCCCGGTCGTCGCCAAGTACTGA